The Candidatus Thioglobus sp. genome contains the following window.
GCTAAACTATGAATCCTTACTTTCGCCTAATGCGTTTGGATAAGCCAGTGGGTATTTATCTGCTCTTATGGCCAACTTTATGGGCATTATTTTTAGCAGCAGGTGGCTGGCCATCAATTGAGTTGATTGGTATTTTTGTTGCAGGTGTTGTATTGATGCGTTCTGCCGGTTGCGTGATTAATGATTATGCGGATCGCAAGATTGATCATTTGGTTGAGCGCACAAAACATAGACCCATCACATCTGGTGAAATCTCACCATCAAAAGCATTGCTGTTATTTTCAGCTTTGATCTTAATTGCTTTTGGATTGGTTTTATTAACCAATTCACTGACCGTTAAGTTGGCTTTCATTGCTGCTTTTTTAGCCACGTTGTATCCATTTACTAAGCGTTGGACCCACCTACCTCAGCTAGTTTTAGGCGCTAGTTTTGCCATGAGTGTGCCCATGGCTTTTTCAGCAACTATTGGTGATGTGCCTGTAAGTGCCTGGTGGATTTTTGTTGCCACACTTATTTGGACAGTCATTTATGACACGATGTACGCTATGTCAGATCGAGATGAAGATCTAAAAATCGGGGTTAAGTCAACCGCAATTTTATTTGCGCAGTATGATCGAATAATTCTTGCCGGACTGCAAATTGGGCTGATCATCGTCCTATTAAAAATTTCAGAAATTTTCGAAATGAGTGTTTTTTATGATATTTCAGTTATTTTTAGTGCAATATTAATGATTTATCATCAATTTTTAATCAAAAATCGAAAAAAAAAGGCCTGTTTTCAAGCTTTTTTGCATAATAATTACATAGGTTGGGTGATTTTTATCGGAATTGTGCTATCGACTACCCAATAAGTGCTTTATCGCTAAAAATTTCGTATTTTTTTAAAATATAATGTTTTAAA
Protein-coding sequences here:
- the ubiA gene encoding 4-hydroxybenzoate octaprenyltransferase, whose product is MNPYFRLMRLDKPVGIYLLLWPTLWALFLAAGGWPSIELIGIFVAGVVLMRSAGCVINDYADRKIDHLVERTKHRPITSGEISPSKALLLFSALILIAFGLVLLTNSLTVKLAFIAAFLATLYPFTKRWTHLPQLVLGASFAMSVPMAFSATIGDVPVSAWWIFVATLIWTVIYDTMYAMSDRDEDLKIGVKSTAILFAQYDRIILAGLQIGLIIVLLKISEIFEMSVFYDISVIFSAILMIYHQFLIKNRKKKACFQAFLHNNYIGWVIFIGIVLSTTQ